One region of Triticum aestivum cultivar Chinese Spring chromosome 6B, IWGSC CS RefSeq v2.1, whole genome shotgun sequence genomic DNA includes:
- the LOC123138920 gene encoding dehydrin DHN3-like, which yields MEHGQATNRVDEYGNPVAGHGVGTGMGAHGGVGTGAAAGGHFQPTREEHKAGGILQRSGSSSSSSSSEDDGMGGRRKKGIKGKIKEKLPGGHGDQQQTAGTYGQQGHTGMTGTGAHGTAATGGTYGQQGHTGVTGTGTHGTDGTGEKKGIMDKIKEKLPGQH from the exons ATGGAGCACGGCCAGGCGACTAACCGCGTCGACGAGTACGGCAACCCGGTGGCCGGACATGGCGTCGGCACCGGCATGGGGGCGCACGGCGGCGTGGGCACCGGCGCGGCCGCTGGTGGGCATTTCCAGCCCACGAGGGAGGAGCACAAGGCCGGAGGGATCCTGCAGCGCTCCGGCAGCTCTAGTAGCTCCAGCTCG TCTGAGGATGATGGCatgggcgggaggaggaagaagggcatcaAGGGGAAGATCAAGGAGAAGCTCCCCGGTGGCCATGGCGACCAGCAACAGACCGCTGGCACCTATGGGCAGCAGGGTCACACCGGAATGACCGGCACCGGGGCGCATGGTACAGCAGCCACTGGCGGCACCTACGGGCAGCAAGGACACACCGGAGTGACCGGCACGGGGACGCACGGCACCGACGGCACTGGCGAAAAGAAGGGCATCATGGACAAGATCAAGGAGAAGCTGCCCGGACAGCACTGA